The Elaeis guineensis isolate ETL-2024a chromosome 12, EG11, whole genome shotgun sequence sequence ATTTCTTCACTTTTGATGATTGCTACATTTTTGTCTCCAGATTGCTGAACAAGAGCTGACGAAGATTGTGGAGTTGGACTGGGGCTCTACGAGTTCGTCTGCTTGGCTTCACATATACATTTTGCATTCATCTGTTCAGAATGGATAGGCTCAAGTTAGCAGCCTTAGGAGAGCGCTTGAAGATTGGAGGTGAGCGCTTGAAAATGGGAGGTGCTGAAATGGGTAGAAAAGTAAGTGGGAAGATGAAAGAGATTCTCCAAGGCCAGTCGCAAGAGGCAAAAATGGTCGATGAAGCAACATCAGATAGCTTGGAGGAGCCAAACTGGGGTCTAAATTTAAAGATCTGTGGGTTACTTAATAGTGATGAGTTCAATGGGTCTGAAGTTGTGAGGGCAATAAAGAAGAAAATTGCTGGCAAGAACGCTATGAGCCAAAAGCTGAGTCTTGATCTGTTGGAGGCTTGTGCTATGAATTGTGATAAGGTTTTCTCTGAGGTGGCTTCTGAGAAAGTGTTGGATGAAATGGTGAGGTTGATTGATAATCCACAAGCACATTATGCTAACAGAAAGAGAGCTTTGCAGCTGATCGAGGCATGGGGTGAGTCTGATGATATCGGATATCTACCTGTTTTCAAACAGACTTATATGGTAGGTACTTCTGGATCTCATTTATTTCCCACATCTTATGAATTTTTCATATCATTGCATCACAATATTCATGGATGTCTTATGAATACTTTATAATTCAGtgtcattttttattaaaaaatatgtatttgTTCATAATGAGAAGTCACCTTGCCTTAGTTGTTATAAGTCTTATTTGCTAATGGAGCAAATTACTAAGAACAGAGATTATAAGATTGTTATTAGCATTCACAATGTGGTATTTCATGCACGCTTTGCTTATGTTTAAAAGGttatgctatttttttttctcattcatGTCTTATCGGTTAAGCAAGCGAATTATCAAAAACAAGTTATGTAAAAATGCTATTTGCTTGGATCAGGTGGATGGTTATTCGAGTATGATTTCACTATGTTTGGGTGGCCAATATATGTGTAATATGTCCTCAGTTTGTCTTAGGGGTAATTACATACATCATTTGTTTCTTCGTCACTACCTTTTTGTATCCTTAACAAGTAAAAAAGTTCGCTCATTTGACTTTGGATTCACCAAAAATCTGAAGTCACAATGTCACACACTATGAGTTTATCTACTTAATCATGTTAATTACACTCTGCTTGTTGTTTTTTCATATTCTTTTGAGCATGTTTGAATGGAGATATGGGCACAACTTATTCCATCACTTTATCATCTGTATCGATCTTATGGAGCCACTGCATCCTATTCAAAGCAAAATCCTTTGAAATGGCAATTttcttatactcatatcccaagTGCTACAAGCCATGCCTATTTGGCCTTACCCATTGTCCATGTAGTTGAGTATCGACCTCATCGAGGTCTTCTCTAGCCTATGATACATATGCAAACAGAGCAAACAAATTTTTATAGCTTAATTTTCTATTGTTTAACGCCATGCATAACCTTCCCTtagtactctctctctctctctctcacacacacacacacacatacattctCTTGTAGGTATTCTATACATCCACTTGATATTCTTTCTTGCTCAGTGCTGAGATTTGGACTTCTGTAACAATGATCTCAACCATTATTCATTAGTTTCCCCAACTATTTTTAATCAGTTTATTTAATCATGTCTAAACATCATGTGTCATACAAAAGCTTTCTAGAGTCTGACTTTCATGATCCCATTTCCTTGTATTTTCGATCCTTTACTCTGTCCAATATCTTCTTAAATATTCCTAAGTGTCCTGTATAATCCTGTCTCTTTTGTTAAAAGCCTTCTTATCTTCCATTTTTTTCCCTccactttcttttctctctcttctaacCCAACATTTCCTTTTTTATTTCCCTTTTGTCCATCTATTCACTCTTCATCAGTCTGAAATCTAACCCTTCGGCAATCAGAAAACATTTTTGTTTTGCTTATTTTATGTTTATCATTTTCTATTGTCAACTGGTcactacttctttttttttttccaaagcaTTTTTGCAGCCTAGCCATAATTCTTCTATATGATACACATATTTTGTATCCATTTTTGTGTAATTTGAAGCTACGCTTTTGATGGCTCAATTAAGCCCAAGTAGCCGGTTTCATGTCATGAGGGagcttttatataatattatctgCTTTTCAATGTTTTACTACTTGCTGATTGTAATCTTATGTGAAAATATAAGTGCAAAGAACCTTTTGATCATGATCGCATGTTCTCCTCTAACTGTAGATTGATTAAGAGCAGCTCCAAGCTGCAAAGATCTTTAAATCCTTGCTTCAGCATTGTAAAAATGAAGTAACATAGTTTTGACTTATCTCATGAAAGTTTGACATGTAGGCAGTCCTCATTAAACCACCTGAGATTTTAGCATTTTGTAATATTGATTTACCAGGTTATTCATGTTGCTGAACtacattttcttttcttcacaaaaaaaaaattgtcatcTTGTAGTCCTCCCACAAATAGAATTCAaatcattgtaacattttttattgTGCTGATCTAATGGTCTTCATCTGTCCAGAGTTTGAAGGCAAGGAGAGCACCAGGTCCTATGCAGGATGATGATAATTCAGCTTCATTATTTTCTTCCTCTGAACCAGGCTTTGATGATCATTCGTTGGTTCTTCCTGAACATTATCCCCATGCCCACATGGATCAGCAGAACAGGGAGCAAGGTGAACTTGCCTATCACAGTGTGGCCCTTTCcatggaagaaaagaaggaaattcTTGTGGTAACTCGGAACAGCATAGAGATTCTTTCTTCAATATTGAACTCGGAAACAAAAGAAAAGGCCACTAAGGTATATATATTATCTCGCCATAATTTTTAGTCACCTTTATTCTACTGAGCTATAGATACATTTTCGTGAAACTAAGTCCAATTTGCAAAGTTAGACTCCTCCATTCCTCTCAATGAGAGAACCACATATTGGTTTGGGCTGAAAACTCTCATTTCTCCCAATTGCTTTAAAATTTTAGTTGGACCATCCCAAATTTATCAGCAAAAATCTCTATGCAAGCACCGGAAGTAAAATTGTGCATAAGAACATATGTAGGATGAACATGCATTGTAACATGTGGTTTAGCGTACTTACATTTTAGGAGAGATCAGGTGTGCCCACTGTTTGTACCATTCTGGCTATCTTCTTGTCTTAGTGAACCAAGAGTTTATATTTTTGGCATTACATTGTGCTGGTCCCTCGATGCAGGATGATCTGATGCCGAGTATGGTGGCGAAGTGCAAAGAATCCCAACCTGTAATACAAAGGATCATAGAGAGCATTGGTGATGACgagtcgatgttgtttgaagctcTGAATGTTCATGACGAGCTCCAACAGGTCCTTTCCAAGTATGAGCAGCTCCAGCATGCTGATCCACCGCAGCATGGGCAGAGCCATGATGATTTGAGCACTTCAGGTGGGCGGAAAAGTGATGCTTCAGATGAAAGGGACTCCCTCGGTGCAGAAAAGTGAAGGCTGTGGTGACGGTTGGACGCGGTGAAGGAACGAAACTCAATTTCCCGATCAGTCAATGATAAAAAGCTTCTGTGTTTTGTATATAAAGAGATAAATGTTTCACAGACAAAAAATATTTGCTTTCTTTACATACTGTAGCCGACTGATTGTGAAATGAGATATTTTAGCTTTTATGCTGCTAAATTGTTTGGAAATACATTTTGTTTGTGAAATGATATGTTAATAACTGGTTTAAATGGAAAGTGAAAAAAACTTTACAGAGGCTAGTTAGAAATAAAGATGTGACTATAGAACAAAGTGGGGGGTAGGGTTAAAAACTTAACAACCGATCACGGTGGGACTCGAACCCACAATCTCCCGCTCCGGAGGCGAGCGCCTTATCCATTAGGCCACGCGATCCTAGAGTTATGtggttaattttatttaatttattttttcaccACGCAGATACGCACACAGATTAGGAGTCGAGACATTTGATCCCTCGGGATGTTTTGCTGATGGTGGAGGATATACATTAGATTCATGCAAGAGATGGTGGACATGGGATGTTTTACAGTCAATCTAACGTAGTAGGAGATAAATTTCCGCAAGAAGTTGTTTCGATGACTTTTGGTACGCATTGTATTTAACCATTTTCATgcgttcttctttttttttcttttttttttttttgggacaagAAGTCGACTTTATTAATGCATAAGTAAAAATTCATGTACAGACTTCATCAGCAGATAGAAAACCAAAGTAGTACAtaagattaaaaagaaaagctGAAACAGAACAAAATAATCAATGATAATTGTATGAACTGTTCCCAAAGTAGCAAATATAGTACAAGCAGGTACGTGAAGCAGTGGAGTTAGAGGATTCTTGCGGATCAGCTAGGGGTACCAAGAATGATGGTGGTAGCTATCCACATGGCAAGTTCCCAAGAACAAATTTAGAAGGGCTAATAGAGACCCGAAAGTCGGAAAtcctaaaaaaaaacaaaaaaaaaaaaaaaaaatctgaaaaaaagtgATAA is a genomic window containing:
- the LOC105055683 gene encoding TOM1-like protein 2 translates to MDRLKLAALGERLKIGGERLKMGGAEMGRKVSGKMKEILQGQSQEAKMVDEATSDSLEEPNWGLNLKICGLLNSDEFNGSEVVRAIKKKIAGKNAMSQKLSLDLLEACAMNCDKVFSEVASEKVLDEMVRLIDNPQAHYANRKRALQLIEAWGESDDIGYLPVFKQTYMSLKARRAPGPMQDDDNSASLFSSSEPGFDDHSLVLPEHYPHAHMDQQNREQGELAYHSVALSMEEKKEILVVTRNSIEILSSILNSETKEKATKDDLMPSMVAKCKESQPVIQRIIESIGDDESMLFEALNVHDELQQVLSKYEQLQHADPPQHGQSHDDLSTSGGRKSDASDERDSLGAEK